A window of the Fusarium poae strain DAOMC 252244 chromosome 3, whole genome shotgun sequence genome harbors these coding sequences:
- a CDS encoding hypothetical protein (SECRETED:SignalP(1-19)) yields MRVTLFILSSISAITKIAASTALPIPVSEEVPPIINPIIEPIVESIIEPAVELIAEPVVEPAIEQDVEPAADTTVDPIIEPVVELATEPAVESIIEPVVEPVIEQVFEPIVEPIVEPIIQPAVEPIIEPIIQPGIEPAVKPVVEPAAESIDDPIVEPIISPIIEPAAEPVIEPVFETIIDPIDPIVDQIPVPETPSRISTGVVPEDLKNAMQGIQSLAFDLILQASNIGGEGVKVQIIGVCLYLTAVGLG; encoded by the coding sequence ATGCGAGTCACACTATTTATCCTCTCTAGCATCTCTGCTATAACCAAGATCGCTGCTTCAACAGCACTCCCGATACCAGTTTCTGAGGAAGTACCTCCAATTATCAACCCAATTATTGAACCGATTGTCGAATCAATTATTGAACCAGCTGTCGAGCTGATCGCTGAGCCAGTCGTTGAGCCAGCTATTGAACAAGATGTTGAGCCAGCTGCCGATACAACTGTCGACCCTATTATCGAACCGGTCGTCGAACTAGCTACTGAACCAGCTGTCGAATCAATTATTGAACCAGTTGTCGAACCAGTTATTGAACAAGTCTTCGAACCAATTGTCGAACCAATTGTTGAGCCGATTATACAACCAGCCGTCGAGCCAATTATCGAGCCAATTATTCAGCCAGGCATTGAGCCAGCTGTTAAACCTGTCGTCGAACCAGCTGCCGAATCTATTGACGACCCTATTGTCGAGCCAATTATCAGCCCGATTATCGAACCAGCTGCTGAGCCTGTTATTGAGCCTGTCTTCGAAACAATTATTGACCCTATCGATCCGATTGTCGACCAGATTCCCGTTCCAGAAACTCCCTCCCGCATCTCTACTGGGGTGGTCCCAGAGGACCTCAAGAATGCTATGCAAGGGATACAAAGCCTAGCGTTCGACTTGATACTGCAAGCATCCAACATCGGGGGCGAAGGTGTGAAGGTCCAGATTATTGGAGTGTGTCTTTATCTTACTGCAGTAGGCCTGGGCTAA
- the PRT1 gene encoding Translation initiation factor 3 subunit b (BUSCO:8497at5125), translating to MAPSFDHLREADLDDDEFNDDDIDISDLRERFEVSLDQGYDNFVVIDGLPQVTEDQKPKLVKFLLKKLNTVGKTREDSVHMPMGDDGKSLRFAFVEYSSPAEAAAATRQLDLTPLDKKHTLRVNKFTDIERYGREGRIDENYQPPEIEDFSEKEHLRWFLKDPSGRGRDQFVMYRGDSVGVYWNNEKDQPENIVERLHWTETFVQWSVLGTYLTSVHAQGVQLWGGPSWSRQARFAHPFVNMVAFSPGEKYIVTWSNRPISIPDEGHPALSIDDHGKNYVIWDIATATPLRSFANLEPPKVEDGKPPPKMQWPAFKWSADDKYVARLNPGQSISVYELPRMNLLDKTSIKIDGVVDFDWAPATPKRDGIKEYEQLFCYWTPEIGSNPAKVGLMSVPSKEVVRSLNLFSVSDAKLHWQSEAAYICVKVDRHSKSKKSQATTLEIFRVKEKGVPVEVVDTVKDTVINFAWEPKGDRFAIISTTEPAGVTAVAPKTAVSFFCPEKAKKGQQVGNFKHLRTLDKKNSNAIYWSPRGRFVVIATIANTQSSDLDFFDLDFEGEKPESEKDLTANLQAMNTADHYGVTDVEWDPSGRFVASWASAWKYSMENGYHIYDFKGEALREEPLEKFKQFSWRPRPATLLTKEEQKAVRKNLREYSRVFEQEDADRGASADLAVVEARRRMLEEWHNWRESMEADVLEEREALGLPKDPHAPLLEAYTKSLDTSSEEDRVIEEIVEEVIEESEEVLP from the exons ATGGCACCCTCTTTCGACCACCTTCGCGAGGCCGACCTTGACGATGACGAGTTCAACGATGATGATATTGATATCTCCGACCTGCGAGAGCGATTTGAGGTTTCCCTAGACCAAGGCTATGACAACTTTGTCGTCATCGACGGCCTTCCCCAGGTCACTGAGGACCAGAAGCCCAAGCTGGTCAAGTTCTTGTTAAAGAAGCTCAACACAGTCGGCAAGACACGCGAGGACTCGGTACACATGCCCATGGGCGACGATGGAAAGTCTCTTCG ATTCGCCTTTGTCGAGTACTCCTCGCCCGCCGAGGCTGCCGCCGCTACTCGCCAGCTCGACCTCACCCCTCTCGACAAGAAGCATACTCTCCGCGTCAACAAGTTCACCGATATCGAACGCTACGGACGAGAAGGTCGCATTGATGAGAACTACCAACCGCCCGAAATCGAAGACTTCAGCGAGAAGGAGCATCTGCGATGGTTCCTCAAGGATCCCTCAGGTCGTGGCCGCGATCAGTTCGTTATGTACCGCGGTGACAGTGTCGGAGTCTACTGGAACAACGAGAAGGACCAGCCTGAGAACATTGTCGAGCGCTTACATTGGACGGAGACCTTCGTCCAATGGAGCGTCTTGGGCACATACCTCACCTCCGTCCACGCTCAGGGTGTCCAGCTTTGGGGCGGCCCTTCATGGTCGCGACAGGCTCGATTTGCTCACCCTTTCGTGAACATGGTCGCTTTCTCTCCCGGTGAGAAGTACATTGTCACCTGGTCCAACCGCCCTATCTCTATCCCTGATGAGGGCCACCCCGCTCTCTCTATCGACGACCACGGCAAGAACTACGTTATTTGGGATATCGCTACCGCTACCCCTCTTCGATCTTTCGCTAACCTTGAGCCTCCCAAGGTTGAGGATGGCAAGCCCCCGCCCAAGATGCAGTGGCCTGCCTTCAAGTGGTCTGCCGACGACAAGTACGTTGCCCGTCTCAACCCCGGCCAGTCTATCTCCGTCTACGAGCTCCCCCGCATGAACCTCCTCGACAAGACCTCCATCAAGAtcgatggtgttgttgactTTGACTGGGCTCCCGCCACCCCCAAGCGCGACGGTATCAAGGAATACGAGCAGCTTTTCTGCTACTGGACTCCCGAAATTGGTAGCAACCCCGCCAAGGTTGGATTGATGAGCGTTCCCTCAAAAGAGGTTGTTCGATCCCTCAACCTCTTCAGTGTCAGCGATGCCAAGCTTCACTGGCAATCCGAGGCTGCCTACATTTGCGTCAAGGTCGACCGACActccaagtccaagaagtCTCAAGCCACGACTCTTGAGATCTTCCGTGTCAAGGAGAAGGGTGTTcctgttgaggttgttgatACCGTCAAGGATACTGTCATTAACTTTGCTTGGGAGCCCAAGGGTGACCGATTCGCCATCATTTCCACAACCGAGCCTGCCGGTGTCACTGCCGTCGCTCCCAAAACAGCAGTCTCCTTCTTTTGCCctgagaaggccaagaagggcCAGCAAGTGGGTAACTTCAAGCACCTCCGAACActcgacaagaagaacagCAACGCTATTTACTGGTCACCTCGTGGTCGCTTTGTTGTTATTGCCACCATTGCCAACACACAGAGCTCTGACCTTGACTTCTTTGACCTCGACTTTGAGGGTGAGAAGCCCGAGTCCGAGAAGGACCTTACCGCCAACCTCCAGGCTATGAACACTGCCGACCACTACGGCGTCACAGATGTCGAGTGGGACCCTTCAGGTCGTTTCGTTGCTTCATGGGCGTCTGCCTGGAAGTACTCT atgGAAAACGGCTACCACATCTACGACTTCAAGGGTGAGGCTCTGCGAGAAGAGCCCCTTGAGAAGTTTAAGCAATTCTCGTGGCGCCCTCGGCCTGCGACTCTCCTTACTAAGGAGGAGCAGAAGGCGGTCCGCAAGAACCTCCGAGAATACAGCCGTGTCTTTGAGCAAGAAGATGCCGACCGTGGTGCTTCTGCTGACTTGGCTGTTGTTGAGGCTCGTCGCCGCATGCTCGAGGAGTGGCACAACTGGCGTGAGTCTATGGAGGCCGACGTGCTAGAAGAGCGCGAGGCACTTGGCCTACCAAAGGATCCTCACGCTCCTCTGCTAGAGGCCTACACAAAGTCCCTGGATACATCATCAGAGGAGGATCGGGTGATTGAGGAAATTGTCGAGGAGGTTATTGAGGAGAGTGAGGAAGTGCTCCCTTAG
- the CCT2 gene encoding T-complex protein 1 subunit beta (BUSCO:20107at5125), with product MSFQPTQIFEEGTTEEKGENARLAAFVGAIAVGDLVKSTLGPKGMDKILQSASTAEIMVTNDGATILKSIALDNAAAKVLVNISKVQDDEVGDGTTSVAVLAAELLREAEKLVDKKIHPQTIIEGYRIASHAALKALEGSAVDHSKNPEAFRQDLLAIARTTLSSKVLAQDRKQFAELAVDAVLRLKSSDLNHIQIIKKAGGKLSDSYLDEGFILDKKIGVNQPKRLEKAKILVANTSMDTDKVKIFGARVKVGSTSKLAELEKAEKDKMKAKVEKIKAHGINCFINRQLIYNWPEQLFTDAGIMSIEHADFDGIERLALVTGGEIASTFDHPEQVKLGHCDTIEEVIIGEDTLIKFSGVSGGEACTIVLRGATEQLLDEAERSLHDALAVLSQTVKEPRTTLGGGCAEMLMAKAVEGAATRVEGKRQLAVQSFAVALRQLPTILADNAGLDSGDLVARLRKALYDGLTTYGLDLMTPGGGITDMRDLGVIESYKLKKAVVSSASEAAELLLRVDDIIRAAPRRRERM from the exons ATG TCTTTCCAACCAACCCAAATTTTTGAGGAGGGCACCACCGAGGAGAAGGGCGAGAATGCTCGTCTCGCCGCCTTTGTTGGTGCTATCGCCGTCGGTGACCTCGTGAAGAGCACTCTTGGTCCTAAGGGCATGGACAAGATTCTACAGTCAGC CTCCACCGCCGAAATCATGGTTACCAACGACGGTGCCACCATCCTGAAGTCGATCGCCCTCGACAACGCCGCTGCAAAGGTTCTTGTCAACATTTCAAAGGTTCAAGATGACGAAGTCGGTGACGGCACTACATCAGTTGCTGTCCTCGCTGCCGAGTTGTTAAGAGAGGCGGAGAAGCTGGTCGACAAGAAGATCCACCCCCAAACTATTATTGAGGGTTACAGAATAGCGAGCCACGCTGCATTGAAAGCTTTGGAGGGCTCAGCCGTCGACCACAGCAAAAACCCCGAGGCGTTCCGCCAAGACTTGCTTGCTATCGCCCGAACAACTCTTAGCTCAAAGGTCCTCGCCCAGGATCGCAAACAGTTTGCCGAATTGGCTGTCGATGCTGTCCTCCGACTCAAGTCTTCCGACTTAAACCACATccaaatcatcaagaaggcCGGAGGTAAACTGAGCGACTCTTATCTTGACGAGGGTTTTATTCTGGACAAAAAGATCGGTGTCAACCAACCCAAGCGActcgagaaggccaagatcCTCGTAGCCAACACTTCAATGGATACTGACAAGGTCAAGATCTTCGGTGCCCGTGTCAAGGTCGGCTCCACGAGCAAGCTCGCCGAACTTGAAAAGGCCGAGAAAGATAAGATGAAGGCCAAGGTGGAGAAGATTAAGGCTCATGGAATCAACTGCTTTATCAACAGACAGCTCATTTACAACTGGCCCGAGCAGCTGTTCACCGATGCTGGTATCATGTCAATCGAGCACGCCGACTTTGACGGTATCGAGCGTTTGGCCCTGGTGACAGGCGGTGAGATTGCCTCCACCTTTGACCACCCCGAGCAGGTCAAGCTTGGCCACTGCGATACGATCGAGGAGGTCATCATTGGCGAAGACACCCTTATCAAGTTCTCCGGTGTTTCCGGTGGAGAGGCTTGCACAATTGTTCTCCGAGGCGCCACAGAACAGCTCCTCGATGAGGCTGAGCGAAGTCTCCACGATGCTCTTGCCGTTCTGTCCCAGACCGTCAAGGAGCCCCGGACCACTCTCGGTGGTGGCTGTGCTGAGATGCTCATGGCCAAGGCTGTTGAGGGTGCTGCTACACGAGTTGAGGGTAAGCGACAATTGGCCGTTCAAAGCTTTGCCGTCGCCCTTCGACAACTTCCCACTATTCTGGCCGACAACGCTGGTCTTGACTCTGGTGATCTTGTCGCCAGGCTGCGCAAGGCTCTCTACGACGGTCTCACAACTTATGGTCTCGATTTGATGACACCTGGCGGCGGAATTACTGATATGCGGGATCTGGGTGTTATTGAGAGCtacaagctcaagaaggCTGTCGTTTCTTCGGCCAGCGAGGCCGCAGAG CTTCTTCTCCGAGTAGATGATATCATCCGAGCAGCTCCTCGTCGACGAGAGCGTATGTAA